The Amblyomma americanum isolate KBUSLIRL-KWMA chromosome 2, ASM5285725v1, whole genome shotgun sequence genome contains the following window.
GCATAAAATTTTCTCGAAAGCTGTTCACAAAAAATTGCATAACGATTACATAAGcgctcaaggaattgttttacatgaaattaaatgacatagcTAGAATTTGCAGGCAAAAATAcacgttccctgaagatttcataactgTGACTACATTACCAAAATTTagttttcaagaccaggctcccccctgAAATGCACGCCATCGGTTTGTCGACACCAAGCAATGCAATAGCaataaaattatcatcctgcctataATAGGAGTCAAGTGAAACCGCCACTTCAGAAGCGGGAAGAAGAACTTGTATCCCTGCTTCTGAAGTGGCAACTTAAAAATCCTATAACTCAAGTTCTAggtaggcaggatgataattttacccttattgcgttCTTTGATGTCATGTCATCTAGTCTCATCATATTCTCAAAAGTTTCCATTTCGGCATCTCATCCGTACGGCTTCACGCGTGTCGTGCATTGTTCTTGCTCAACATGATGGTACCTGCAAGGTGAAGAAGCTATGATGCAAAATTTAAGTTGTGTGTCGTTAAATAGGAAACCTGCGTTGAAGATTGCCATGTCAATTGCAGCACCGTAAAACACGGCCTAGCAAGAGAAGCAAAAAGTTTTTGGTGCACTCGTGTGTGCTTTTCCACTCCACCACGCCGCCTTAATGCGCTTATTGGCATGAGCTTCTGCACTCTCTGGAAGCCAAACATGGCGTGCGTCGGCTATCTGGGccacgccgagagaagctaggcaatgaaagCTATCCCTCAAACGCGGGCCTTTAATCGTTCAGAATGTGCTCTCGCGTTtgtagcggcccaagcggctgacaacaGCAGTTCTTAgacaccgaatggaacaattgcaatGCCACCTGGGCAGTGCAGGTTCCCTATACAGTTGAGCCCACATATAATGGCCctacttaagacgaactttcgcttacaatgaacgagacctgcgcgaccatcaaaatatacattgtttcaatggcacaaaatcacacgtgtaacgaacgtcattaagccctacTGAtcagttacagcgaacggacggcgtaaactcggcgccgcgatgcgagataacctgcctccgacccgtTGTGCACCCGGCGTGCGGTATGTTTTTGGGCCGAGCCTTATGCCAAGAGAAATGCCTGCCCCATCTCGTGCCGCTCCCAAGcaagctaccctttccccgccgacgcaccttccaagatcgccctccagcccctcctcgcaactccgctttcctctcctcactctcttgcaaatccgcacATGGCCTCCACGATCAACCGCGCCGCCGCcggtgccgatcgcggaggccacgctctgTGAAGCAGGCCTTatgtgggagccaagaggtggctgcactcaCGCTCatggacgcccctcattggtctctccgctagcgctgtgcgtctgtatctttagcttgattggcttgtaTGCCGCCTGTGtgcgttgcacgtctaccccatcgcgggcttttgtcactcttgttgcggtgcggatgattcgttggcttcgttcaaatctcgggccctggttttaattcgggatggcggacgggaacactgtgcccatttccattgtattcagtgGTAGaggtgatgaaagcggcctgtgTGGAGGTGatggccactggcgagcggaactgcttccgcaaggccggcttcgtcgagtgtctgatgccgagcccgatgcttcggaagatgacaaGTGCGGCAgcaatttgtggcagcgcgttgccgactccgacatgggggttcatgacattggttggaatgattttatttctgtcgatgacgacactgacaccgcggaaccgtgcacggacgagggcatcgtttctgaagtgcgggacgagagtgatgcggaggaatcggatgagggtgaaacttcggagccagcacccattagcgcgcctgtagcaatgggctacacagagagcctcagacaacttgtctatgccaagggcctcggcgaagagcacgcttctgctttaaataaacagGAAACCTCTCTCATCGGATCAGCGCTGCAGAAacacgtccatcacggactttttcgtaaagaaaaaatttactgttttgacaagcaactgtctttaaggGGAGATGCTACCCGAAGACACTTTTTTTAAAATACATAAACTAGAGCAATGAAACTCTGGCTCCTTATAGAGTTTTTTATGCTGGTTTCAAATATATATTTAGTTTTATTGCAAGTTTCATAGTTTTTGTTCTGTGCTATGACAAAGTGCAAAATATACgcctttttgccccccccccccccccccccccctctttccatCATTAAACTTTCATAATTATGAACCACCCATGGTTCATATTCTTCCACATGCACTATAGAATGCCAAAAACTAAGTAAGAAGAGCACATAATATATCATATCcacatgaaaaatttgtacttGGGAAGTCTCCAATAACCCCAACCCCTATATCTGTTTACTTGAAATATGTGACATATATATAAATAATATTGACATTTAAATAAGATAACGGTATTCCTCACACCTTAGAGAAAATGTGGGTAAAATTTCATCCAGATCCGAGCACTAGAAGTACCAAAATCAAGGTGGGCAAAGTCAAAAACGTGCCAGAAATTGCATTTTGAGAAAAACGAATTTGAAAGTTAGAATTAGAGTTTATTTACAAAAGAAGGCCTGAAATGTGATTAAAATTGCACAAGAAAAGAGTCAAACTGTTCCTtcagcagccactgccactaaTATGAGCCAGCACCATAGGTTTCTCCCTCACGGCGCTTGCACGCAGAGTTGTCGGCACGAGACTTATTTCTCAGCATGCACCGACGCGCTCTCGACTCTGCTGTTTGTTTGGCAGACATCTTTTTCTGGCGCATGCTGTCTCTTGATGAGCCTAGTCCAACTAAATCTTGAGGTGGAAGCACGCCCAGCTCTTCCAGTACACGCTCAAAACTAGAATGCCCTCTGTTGAACCAGAGAACTGCCAAAGCAGTGGCCATCTCCACCACAAACCTCGAAGCAAACCGTGTTTTAGGACAGAGAAGCCATATTTTGCTATTTAGTGACTCTGCTGCATTCTGAGTTTTACCCTGAACACAGCGGGCCAGCAGCTTCTCATCGGTAAGCCTCTTATATATGGGAAGTATAGCTTTCCCCTGGGCTTTTGTGAGCAGGGGTGTGTGGGCTGGTGCAGCTTCACCTAAGGCTTCGGCACGCCTATGCTTGCACCAGGATGCTGGTCCATCTGGGCAATATTTATGGCTGCTTGCACCATCTGATGAGCAAGAATGAAAGTAGGAAGCCCAAATCGCCTGGTGCATTCCTTTCACACTGCCCCTGTTGCTTGTGATAGCCACCTGATAATAAGTTGTCAACCTCTGAATGGCAGGTTCCTTCAGCTTCTCCCCTCTTGGGAGTGGCTCTTTCAGCTTGCGAAGAGCAGTCCCAAGGCGCTTCGCCACATGATTGGTGCAGTCCTCTTTCTCAATGGCACCACCATAAACATTTGCTTCGACAACAGCAGCGTAGGCTTTCGAGTCACCATCACTCAGGAATTTTTTAAACTGCAATGGTGTGTCGTAGGATTGGCTCCTTCGCCATATCCGCACTGCAGCTTCAGCTTCCATCGCATGAGATGAACAATCAACATTTCGTTCGCATACAGGGCCATGAAAAGCTTGCCAAATGTCTTCATTTGGCAGGGCCTCGTGTCTGCTGCACGCTAGGCAGAAGTTGGACAGGACTTCAAAGTCCAAACAAAGTCCAGTGTCAAGGGACACAACAGTTCCAATTCCATTGTGGCTTTTATGGCCTCGTTTGTGCCATGTGCCATCATACATAACGGCAATTTCATCGCCGCCTGCTTCACTGTGTGTGATCTGTCTGGACCGCGCAAGATTTTCGGACACGGCACTCATTGCCGCATCACGAACTTTCCGGGTGATTGCAGAAAATGATTTGTGGTGCATTGGCTTTTGCAGGCCAAAAACTGCAGAAAATCGAACTAACTGCTCGTAGCCCATCCCCACCGAGCGCGCTGccacaacagttttcacattGACAGCGAAGGCATCGCGCGAGCTCCCGCTGTCATAGGCTCTGCTTGCCCTCGGTCCGTCGCCTGCCACACTCGAGCTGGCCTTCCCGCCTGAAGAAACTCGCCGCGATGTGTACGTCGCCGAGAGAACACTTTCGGGGCACGCACTGTTCTCGCAGCGTAGCTCAAGGTTCAATCAAAAAACAAGAAATGTAATTCCCTTCACGGCCACATTCTCATGACTAAACAAACTCACTGATGTGAAACAATTAAAAGCGCCTCAAATTTTGTGCATTGCAGTTCATCTGCTCAGTGTGACATCATTTTTTAACTGTGTCAGCCTCTAAAGAAAGAGTTCTCCAAGATTTGTTGTGAAGACAGAAGAAAGCACTAGACAAGCACAggtgtacagtagaatctcgttacaacaaacttcacgggaccgccgaatttaaatcgttattttgaaatatcgtagtactgaaaaaccattattttcatgtcagtaatgcatcacaagaactaaaattacgtacctttgcaggagatttacgtgttggtaagtaaataataaacgataacgctgggcacagtttaactacaatttattgcttgaagaagtctgttatcttgTTCTGGCGAGAagacgacaagcgctgcaggacgaacgcctccacatcctcgaccttcctgtgcacgtcatctgggacatctttgcagcgcccgaggaatgatcgggtcttctctagaaagactaggacatccgagccggaaacaatctcttcttCGTGCACTGATCCAGTGTCGacatcgtcttcgtcgctactacattcttcttgctcacgcacttgattcacgatgtcttcggtggtgagctccacggatgtagccgccgcgctgtcgctagCCACATAATTCAAAAGTCGCTGTCCACataagtcgctgtccacggtagttgcccagccgcaaacgttttcttgagggagccagcggcgactctcgatgtagttttatgatcttgtcccaatctttgagcatcgttgccattgttgacggtgtaatgtcaagctccctgcacaagtctgcttgcttttttccagcagctgcgacagaatgtccgctttttctttaagcgaaaactgtcGTCGCTTCtatttaacgcgggggccaggagaactcattgtcagcaaagctaatgcacaacacaatcacagcgccgataactttgcagatcctaacgttcgctgtcgacgtggtgacactgcgcttaagactactgcgcagtatgtgaccacacgctggatggatgataatggccttaccctttgtatcgggcggcagcttgcgccgcctagcctatattcattcaacgcgacactcaagcgatggcgataccgctggggctgtatccgttgcaacgagttccccagcgcatagctgatgcttcggatgatgatgacaggcgtcagcttcagggatttggtacggaacttcgacggaacttcgtaataacgaagcgtcttgcgacgaatgcgagattaaattacatacgttattctgaaatattcggtaatttgaaattcgtagtactgaaagttttttacattgaaagtataggcattttggcggggattaaaaaaaaattcgtaaatctgaaaatttcgttaatctgatgttcgtagtaacgagattttactgtatatgGCTTAACCCCTCTTCCACCTGTGTGCTTTGTGCTGCAAAGATGAGCGGCTGCCAACTTGCCCAGATTTTTGTTCTGCTGGAAAGGTGGAGACTGACCTGTGAGACAATGACACTACGCTGTGTCTCGCAGATGACATGTGTACAGCGAGGGCTGTACATCTCCTCCACTTCACCACCGCGCTGCATTATGACCTGGGCAATACCAACACACAACATCATGTCATGTTACACATAcgcaaacaacagaaaaaaagctATACACTGCAGGATGAAAACACACACAGCAACATCGCAGAAAGAAATGACTGGTATATGAGCTAATCAACTGAtcatggcaaaaaaagaaaaaatgccatCAGACAGGTGGATGATGACAGGACAGAAGGATTAAAGCACAATGCTCATCTACAAACAAGACATAAGCACAAAACTCCCTCATGACACTAAACATGACCAATCTTGTCTTTACGTTGTCAGTGTCTGCACATCTAGTACAGTTAAACCTTGATGTAATGAACTTCAACGTAACAAAATCTTCGATATAATGAAGTATTCCAGTTTTCATAACATTGTGTCCATAGAACACCATGCATTTATAGCTTCAATATAACGAAGTAGATTCTGCTGCAATTTCAATGTGTAACAAAATTTAATTGCTGGCTGGAAACAAACCTGAGAAAAAATTGTATCGCGGGTGGGAGTGGttgagtggagcgcatatgtGACATAAGCGCCGCCCAACTTATACATACAGAGCACACAGGCAGATGCAAATACGATGACAATCATA
Protein-coding sequences here:
- the LOC144120487 gene encoding uncharacterized protein LOC144120487, with the translated sequence MGYEQLVRFSAVFGLQKPMHHKSFSAITRKVRDAAMSAVSENLARSRQITHSEAGGDEIAVMYDGTWHKRGHKSHNGIGTVVSLDTGLCLDFEVLSNFCLACSRHEALPNEDIWQAFHGPVCERNVDCSSHAMEAEAAVRIWRRSQSYDTPLQFKKFLSDGDSKAYAAVVEANVYGGAIEKEDCTNHVAKRLGTALRKLKEPLPRGEKLKEPAIQRLTTYYQVAITSNRGSVKGMHQAIWASYFHSCSSDGASSHKYCPDGPASWCKHRRAEALGEAAPAHTPLLTKAQGKAILPIYKRLTDEKLLARCVQGKTQNAAESLNSKIWLLCPKTRFASRFVVEMATALAVLWFNRGHSSFERVLEELGVLPPQDLVGLGSSRDSMRQKKMSAKQTAESRARRCMLRNKSRADNSACKRREGETYGAGSY